In a single window of the Biomphalaria glabrata chromosome 5, xgBioGlab47.1, whole genome shotgun sequence genome:
- the LOC106064347 gene encoding persulfide dioxygenase ETHE1, mitochondrial-like isoform X2, whose amino-acid sequence MELRLLEYKSYTYTYLLADADTNEAVIIDPVIETVDRDVKLVHDLGLKLIYAANTHVHADHVTGSGSIKKLIPTCKSVIAEVSKAKADVKVNEGDLIKFGKFKLEVRSTPGHTDGCITFVLHEKGLVFTGDALLIRGCGRTDFQQGNPGSLYDSIHKKILSLPQSFYVFPAHDYTGQTMSTVGEELRYNPRLTKPKNEFVEIMKNLNLPYPKQIDKALPANMVCGVFDVPESS is encoded by the exons ATGGAGCTCcga CTTTTGGAGTACAAATCCTATACATATACGTATCTTTTGGCTGATGCTGATACCAATGAGGCAGTTATCATTGATCCTGTTATTGAAACAGTGGACAGGGATGTTAAGCTTGTGCATGACCTTGGACTTAAGCTCATTTATGCTG CTAATACTCATGTACACGCTGACCATGTGACAGGAAGTGGCTCAATAAAAAAACTTATTCCCACCTGTAAGAGTGTCATAGCTGAAGTCAGTAAAGCCAAAGCTGATGTGAAAGTCAATGAAGGAGATCTCATTAAGTTTGGCAAATTTAAGCTCGAGGTCCGGAGCACACCAGGCCACACAGAtg GTTGCATTACTTTTGTATTGCATGAAAAAGGTTTAGTGTTTACTGGTGATGCTTTGCTTATTCGAGGCTGTGGACGCACAGACTTTCAACAAG GCAATCCTGGTTCACTCTATGATTCTattcacaaaaaaatattgagttTGCCTCAGAGCTTCTATGTCTTTCCTGCACATGATTACACAG GTCAAACAATGTCAACAGTTGGAGAAGAGCTGCGCTACAATCCAAGATTGACAAAACCTAAAAATGAATTCGTAGAGATCATGAAGAACCTCAACCTACCTTATCCTAAACAGATAG ataaGGCGCTGCCAGCAAATATGGTGTGTGGTGTGTTTGATGTGCCTGAGTCATCCTAA
- the LOC106064347 gene encoding persulfide dioxygenase ETHE1, mitochondrial-like isoform X1, with translation MKSIHTFKQCTSTIGTILPRRLTFTGARLTTTTSTSTNPAASVTGYALCSVNGCSFRFLGTSTRSTTRFVHELEKEDRSSHRLTTLHNHYRTLCFINSTPKRQMSQSSWTGPFGKDLVFRQLLEYKSYTYTYLLADADTNEAVIIDPVIETVDRDVKLVHDLGLKLIYAANTHVHADHVTGSGSIKKLIPTCKSVIAEVSKAKADVKVNEGDLIKFGKFKLEVRSTPGHTDGCITFVLHEKGLVFTGDALLIRGCGRTDFQQGNPGSLYDSIHKKILSLPQSFYVFPAHDYTGQTMSTVGEELRYNPRLTKPKNEFVEIMKNLNLPYPKQIDKALPANMVCGVFDVPESS, from the exons ATGAAATCAATACATACTTTTAAACAGTGTACTAGTACCATTGGTACTATTCTACCACGGAGACTGACATTTACAGGTGCACGATTAACTACTACTACGTCTACAAGCACAAACCCTGCTGCTAGTGTTACTGGATATGCTCTTTGCAGTGTAAATGGATGCAGTTTTCGGTTTTTAGGAAccagtactagatctacaactagATTTGTGCATGAACTTGAAAAAgaagatagatctagtcatcgTTTGACCACACTGCACAACCATTATAGAAcgctttgttttattaattccACACCCAAAAGACAAATGAGTCAATCATCGTGGACTGGGCCGTTTGGCAAGGATTTAGTATTCAGACAG CTTTTGGAGTACAAATCCTATACATATACGTATCTTTTGGCTGATGCTGATACCAATGAGGCAGTTATCATTGATCCTGTTATTGAAACAGTGGACAGGGATGTTAAGCTTGTGCATGACCTTGGACTTAAGCTCATTTATGCTG CTAATACTCATGTACACGCTGACCATGTGACAGGAAGTGGCTCAATAAAAAAACTTATTCCCACCTGTAAGAGTGTCATAGCTGAAGTCAGTAAAGCCAAAGCTGATGTGAAAGTCAATGAAGGAGATCTCATTAAGTTTGGCAAATTTAAGCTCGAGGTCCGGAGCACACCAGGCCACACAGAtg GTTGCATTACTTTTGTATTGCATGAAAAAGGTTTAGTGTTTACTGGTGATGCTTTGCTTATTCGAGGCTGTGGACGCACAGACTTTCAACAAG GCAATCCTGGTTCACTCTATGATTCTattcacaaaaaaatattgagttTGCCTCAGAGCTTCTATGTCTTTCCTGCACATGATTACACAG GTCAAACAATGTCAACAGTTGGAGAAGAGCTGCGCTACAATCCAAGATTGACAAAACCTAAAAATGAATTCGTAGAGATCATGAAGAACCTCAACCTACCTTATCCTAAACAGATAG ataaGGCGCTGCCAGCAAATATGGTGTGTGGTGTGTTTGATGTGCCTGAGTCATCCTAA
- the LOC106064349 gene encoding thioredoxin domain-containing protein 12-like isoform X3, with product MSFRKFKLLMLPNQKKYYYCIIERSGNRTCIMAPFFMFAASTVFGTVAAAAESWGKNIKWVTMKEAQKLAKEQNKPTMILVTKTWCRACKALRPKFASHPEIEKMSSEFIMVNMEDEDEVKNPDLQPDGTYFPRILFLDSEGNVLTDVYNKEGSSQYRYYYSDTKPIVDSMNEVLRAAGQKVIKGKEL from the exons ATGAGCTTCAGGAAATTTAAGCTGTTAATGCtgccaaaccaaaaaaaatactattattGTATAATAGAGAGAAGTGGTAACAG AACCTGCATTATGGCACCATTTTTCATGTTTGCAGCTTCAACTGTCTTTGGCACTGTAGCAGCCGCTGCTGAAA gctggggaaagaataTTAAATGGGTGACTATGAAAGAAGCTCAAAAGCTTGCCAAGGAGCA AAATAAACCAACAATGATTCTTGTCACCAAGACTTGGTGCAGAGCATGTAAAG CTCTGAGACCAAAATTTGCTAGCCATCCAGAAATTGAAAAAATGAGCTCCGAATTCATTATGGTTAATATGGAG GATGAAGATGAGGTAAAAAATCCAGACCTACAGCCAGATGGAACCTACTTTCCTAGGATTCTTTTCTTGG actcTGAAGGAAATGTGCTGACTGATGTATATAATAAAGAGGGTAGCAGTCAGTACAGATATTATTATAGTGATACTAAACCTA TTGTTGACAGCATGAATGAAGTCTTGAGAGCTGCTGGCCAGAAGGTAATTAAAGGCAAAGAGTTGTAA
- the LOC106064349 gene encoding thioredoxin domain-containing protein 12-like isoform X4, with amino-acid sequence MVPIGQHQSSQFRVLFIRTCIMAPFFMFAASTVFGTVAAAAESWGKNIKWVTMKEAQKLAKEQNKPTMILVTKTWCRACKALRPKFASHPEIEKMSSEFIMVNMEDEDEVKNPDLQPDGTYFPRILFLDSEGNVLTDVYNKEGSSQYRYYYSDTKPIVDSMNEVLRAAGQKVIKGKEL; translated from the exons ATGGTGCCAATAGGCCAACATCAATCTAGTCAATTTAGAGTACTTTTTATAAG AACCTGCATTATGGCACCATTTTTCATGTTTGCAGCTTCAACTGTCTTTGGCACTGTAGCAGCCGCTGCTGAAA gctggggaaagaataTTAAATGGGTGACTATGAAAGAAGCTCAAAAGCTTGCCAAGGAGCA AAATAAACCAACAATGATTCTTGTCACCAAGACTTGGTGCAGAGCATGTAAAG CTCTGAGACCAAAATTTGCTAGCCATCCAGAAATTGAAAAAATGAGCTCCGAATTCATTATGGTTAATATGGAG GATGAAGATGAGGTAAAAAATCCAGACCTACAGCCAGATGGAACCTACTTTCCTAGGATTCTTTTCTTGG actcTGAAGGAAATGTGCTGACTGATGTATATAATAAAGAGGGTAGCAGTCAGTACAGATATTATTATAGTGATACTAAACCTA TTGTTGACAGCATGAATGAAGTCTTGAGAGCTGCTGGCCAGAAGGTAATTAAAGGCAAAGAGTTGTAA
- the LOC129926539 gene encoding uncharacterized protein LOC129926539 isoform X2 — MASFTSNPGRLEGNKNVSYMGMLRQCLPRRDLASEEAKKIASRYSIDKPDFYFANHHQVGNWAASVGLGEFSPLFVHYLINGRRLLTLDALALEKLGSRNVEKNLRMENAIR; from the exons ATGGCG AGTTTCACGTCCAATCCTGGCCGATTAGAAGGTAACAAGAATGTGAGTTACATGGGGATGTTGAGGCAATGTTTACCTCGCAGAGATCTTGCTTCAGAGGAAGCTAAGAAGATCGCGAGTCGTTACAGCATAGACAAGCCTGATTTCTACTTCGCTAATCATCACCAG GTAGGTAACTGGGCGGCTTCAGTTGGACTAGGCGAGTTCTCTCCCCTGTTTGTGCACTATTTAATCAACGGCAGACGACTTCTAACGCTCGACGCACTGGCGTTAGAGAAACTAGGCTCTAGAAATGTGGAGAAGAATCTAAGAATGGAAAATGCTATAAG gtag
- the LOC106064349 gene encoding thioredoxin domain-containing protein 12-like isoform X2 — MKVESLQMSFRKFKLLMLPNQKKYYYCIIERSGNRTCIMAPFFMFAASTVFGTVAAAAESWGKNIKWVTMKEAQKLAKEQNKPTMILVTKTWCRACKALRPKFASHPEIEKMSSEFIMVNMEDEDEVKNPDLQPDGTYFPRILFLDQHGHLMKNIMYKKSGAYKYYYPDPKSIVDSMNEVLRAAGQKVIKGKEL, encoded by the exons ATGAAAGTTGAAAGTTTGCAG ATGAGCTTCAGGAAATTTAAGCTGTTAATGCtgccaaaccaaaaaaaatactattattGTATAATAGAGAGAAGTGGTAACAG AACCTGCATTATGGCACCATTTTTCATGTTTGCAGCTTCAACTGTCTTTGGCACTGTAGCAGCCGCTGCTGAAA gctggggaaagaataTTAAATGGGTGACTATGAAAGAAGCTCAAAAGCTTGCCAAGGAGCA AAATAAACCAACAATGATTCTTGTCACCAAGACTTGGTGCAGAGCATGTAAAG CTCTGAGACCAAAATTTGCTAGCCATCCAGAAATTGAAAAAATGAGCTCCGAATTCATTATGGTTAATATGGAG GATGAAGATGAGGTAAAAAATCCAGACCTACAGCCAGATGGAACCTACTTTCCTAGGATTCTTTTCTTGG ATCAACATGGCCATCTCATGAAAAATATCATGTATAAAAAGAGTGGGGCTTACAAGTACTATTATCCTGATCCTAAatcaa TTGTTGACAGCATGAATGAAGTCTTGAGAGCTGCTGGCCAGAAGGTAATTAAAGGCAAAGAGTTGTAA
- the LOC106064349 gene encoding thioredoxin domain-containing protein 12-like isoform X5: MAPFFMFAASTVFGTVAAAAESWGKNIKWVTMKEAQKLAKEQNKPTMILVTKTWCRACKALRPKFASHPEIEKMSSEFIMVNMEDEDEVKNPDLQPDGTYFPRILFLDSEGNVLTDVYNKEGSSQYRYYYSDTKPIVDSMNEVLRAAGQKVIKGKEL, from the exons ATGGCACCATTTTTCATGTTTGCAGCTTCAACTGTCTTTGGCACTGTAGCAGCCGCTGCTGAAA gctggggaaagaataTTAAATGGGTGACTATGAAAGAAGCTCAAAAGCTTGCCAAGGAGCA AAATAAACCAACAATGATTCTTGTCACCAAGACTTGGTGCAGAGCATGTAAAG CTCTGAGACCAAAATTTGCTAGCCATCCAGAAATTGAAAAAATGAGCTCCGAATTCATTATGGTTAATATGGAG GATGAAGATGAGGTAAAAAATCCAGACCTACAGCCAGATGGAACCTACTTTCCTAGGATTCTTTTCTTGG actcTGAAGGAAATGTGCTGACTGATGTATATAATAAAGAGGGTAGCAGTCAGTACAGATATTATTATAGTGATACTAAACCTA TTGTTGACAGCATGAATGAAGTCTTGAGAGCTGCTGGCCAGAAGGTAATTAAAGGCAAAGAGTTGTAA
- the LOC106064349 gene encoding thioredoxin domain-containing protein 12-like isoform X1: MKVESLQMSFRKFKLLMLPNQKKYYYCIIERSGNRTCIMAPFFMFAASTVFGTVAAAAESWGKNIKWVTMKEAQKLAKEQNKPTMILVTKTWCRACKALRPKFASHPEIEKMSSEFIMVNMEDEDEVKNPDLQPDGTYFPRILFLDSEGNVLTDVYNKEGSSQYRYYYSDTKPIVDSMNEVLRAAGQKVIKGKEL, translated from the exons ATGAAAGTTGAAAGTTTGCAG ATGAGCTTCAGGAAATTTAAGCTGTTAATGCtgccaaaccaaaaaaaatactattattGTATAATAGAGAGAAGTGGTAACAG AACCTGCATTATGGCACCATTTTTCATGTTTGCAGCTTCAACTGTCTTTGGCACTGTAGCAGCCGCTGCTGAAA gctggggaaagaataTTAAATGGGTGACTATGAAAGAAGCTCAAAAGCTTGCCAAGGAGCA AAATAAACCAACAATGATTCTTGTCACCAAGACTTGGTGCAGAGCATGTAAAG CTCTGAGACCAAAATTTGCTAGCCATCCAGAAATTGAAAAAATGAGCTCCGAATTCATTATGGTTAATATGGAG GATGAAGATGAGGTAAAAAATCCAGACCTACAGCCAGATGGAACCTACTTTCCTAGGATTCTTTTCTTGG actcTGAAGGAAATGTGCTGACTGATGTATATAATAAAGAGGGTAGCAGTCAGTACAGATATTATTATAGTGATACTAAACCTA TTGTTGACAGCATGAATGAAGTCTTGAGAGCTGCTGGCCAGAAGGTAATTAAAGGCAAAGAGTTGTAA
- the LOC129926539 gene encoding uncharacterized protein LOC129926539 isoform X1, producing the protein MASFTSNPGRLEGNKNVSYMGMLRQCLPRRDLASEEAKKIASRYSIDKPDFYFANHHQVGNWAASVGLGEFSPLFVHYLINGRRLLTLDALALEKLGSRNVEKNLRMENAIRDLRHQLLRESETFETLPYFTTQALNLGRWPPQRYHRQLFQFTDPWLTENYNFLDISANDLCLRLKNHYPPRPYMNTRAI; encoded by the exons ATGGCG AGTTTCACGTCCAATCCTGGCCGATTAGAAGGTAACAAGAATGTGAGTTACATGGGGATGTTGAGGCAATGTTTACCTCGCAGAGATCTTGCTTCAGAGGAAGCTAAGAAGATCGCGAGTCGTTACAGCATAGACAAGCCTGATTTCTACTTCGCTAATCATCACCAG GTAGGTAACTGGGCGGCTTCAGTTGGACTAGGCGAGTTCTCTCCCCTGTTTGTGCACTATTTAATCAACGGCAGACGACTTCTAACGCTCGACGCACTGGCGTTAGAGAAACTAGGCTCTAGAAATGTGGAGAAGAATCTAAGAATGGAAAATGCTATAAG AGATCTGCGGCACCAGCTTCTACGTGAGAGCGAAACGTTTGAGACTCTGCCTTACTTCACCACACAGGCTCTCAACCTGGGGCGATGGCCACCGCAGCGTTACCATCGTCAGCTGTTTCAGTTCACCGACCCTTGGCTAACGGAGAACTACAATTTCTTGGACATAAGTGCCAATGACCTTTGCCTGAGACTCAAGAACCATTACCCGCCGCGACCATACATGAACACCAGGGCGATATGA
- the LOC106064380 gene encoding ethylmalonyl-CoA decarboxylase-like, with protein sequence MPLRVHSMKDTLIRLYNYTCKRIFHHDSPLCLHTIRNELLRFEGGSVDLQIDNETGIAVMTLNNPRKMNAMTGKMMVDMSDCVHELEQWQEGKGLILRGEGGNLCTGGDLCFVKKALHFGDEMAIYQHDTLTRLLNLPLISVALIQGHALGGGAELCTACDYRVMSPGGRIGFVQIKMGLTTAWGAATRLTKLLGRRKALELLCSAKILLPSAALVSGLVDHVLPEGCENELLETQKWLLENFIAFDASLMRAIKSQVVHAEHAADVALALEKERKLFVQTWGGPAQLKALAANIKHKAPLKS encoded by the exons ATGCCATTGAGAGTGCATTCTATGAAGGACA CTTTGATCAGGCTGTATAACTACACATGCAAAAGAATTTTCCACCACGACTCACCATTATGTCTACATACTATACGCAATGAGCTCTTGAGATTTGAAGGTGGCTCTGTCGACTTACAGATAGACAACGAGACGGGAATAGCAGTGATGACTCTGAACAACCCAAGAAAAATGAATGCAATGACAG GTAAAATGATGGTGGACATGTCAGACTGTGTCCACGAGCTAGAACAGTGGCAAGAAGGTAAAGGTTTGATACTACGTGGCGAGGGAGGCAACCTGTGCACCGGAGGGGATCTCTGTTTCGTCAAGAAAGCACTGCACTTCGGCGACGAGATGGCCATCTATCAACACGACACCTTAACAAGACTTCTCAATCTCCCACTGATCAGTGTCGCTCTAATTCAAGGTCACGCGCTCGGGGGAGGAGCCGAGCTATGCACCGCATGCGACTACAGAGTGATGTCTCCAGGTGGGAGAATAGGCTTCGTCCAAATTAAAATGGGGCTTACCACGGCTTGGGGAGCCGCCACACGCCTGACCAAACTGCTGGGAAGGAGAAAAGCTTTAGAGCTCTTGTGCTCAGCTAAAATACTTCTGCCGTCTGCTGCGCTGGTGAGCGGGCTGGTTGATCACGTGCTTCCGGAAGGCTGTGAAAATGAACTGCTGGAGACACAGAAGTGGTTGCTTGAAAATTTCATCGCCTTTGATGCAAGTCTCATGCGCGCCATAAAGTCCCAAGTGGTCCACGCTGAGCATGCTGCTGACGTCGCGCTAGCTCttgaaaaggaaagaaaattgtTCGTACAAACTTGGGGTGGCCCAGCGCAACTGAAAGCATTAGCAGCAAACATCAAACACAAGGCACCTTTGAAAAGCTAA